The Solanum lycopersicum chromosome 9, SLM_r2.1 genome window below encodes:
- the LOC101247860 gene encoding uncharacterized protein isoform X1 — protein sequence MATLQTHLQFPICSSPRLFHFKNPNSVSFSKKLFFSRKVNGLFSYSKFGAKDSFFCCSQTSGEILPLSSAQKEKETSERPPFDINLAVILAGFAFEAYTSPPDNVGKLEVDAANCKTIFLSESFVREIYDGQLFIKLKKGLNLPAMDLWGTSDPYVVLQLDSQVVKSKVKWGTKEPMWNEEFALNIKQPPLYDLQIAAWDANLVTPHKRMGNAAVNLEHLCDGDSHKLLVDLDGMGGGGKIEIEIKYKSFEKIEEEKKWWNIPIITEFLRKNGFESALKTILGSETVQARQFVQFAFGQMKLLNDAYNDSNSSSSPVLESDVLPESQQSSNLDDSSMPPASEISNNLKDTKVDGEVKLNRDGSDVTDEHDSPGTKILESFQSDKHFWKNFADTVNQKVVQRLGLPAPEKIKWDNLDLLNKIGLQSRKDADASYVESGLATPDKRENVNGSASTESPILNNIQSSLPDIKKVTQDLLRQTDTILGALMVLNATVSQFNKGAGLFGKGDAKEDSSTGLENDILLYPMNKDGIVLDEKKAEEMKSLFSTAETAMEAWALLATSLGHPTFIKSEFDKLCFLDNESTDTEATLWRDSARKRLVVAFRGTEQTKWKDLVTDLMLVPAGLNPERIGGDFKEEVQVHSGFLSAYDSVRIRLISLIKKAIGYQDDDLDTPNKWHVYVTGHSLGGALATLLALELSSSQLAKRGAIRVTMYNFGSPRVGNKKFAEVYNEKVKDSWRVVNHRDIIPTVPRLMGYCHVAQPVYLAAGDPQNTMDNVELLEDGYQGDVIGEATPDVIVSEFMKGEKELIEKILNTEINIFLAIRDGSALMQHMEDFYYITLLENVRSNYRTVPRPQLTEEKNISIG from the exons ATGGCTACTCTGCAAACTCATCTCCAGTTTCCCATCTGTTCTTCACCAAGATTGTTTCATTTCAAGAACCCCAATTCagtttctttctcaaaaaagcTTTTTTTCTCAAGAAAAGTTAATGGGTTGTTTAGTTATTCTAAATTTGGTGCAaaagattcattcttttgttGTAGTCAAACTAGTGGTGAAATTTTACCCCTTTCATCAGCTCAGAAGGAGAAGGAGACTAGTGAAAGGCCTCCTTTTGATATCAATTTGGCTGTCATTCTTGCTGGTTTTGCTTTTGAAGCTTATACTAGTCCTCCA GACAATGTCGGAAAGCTTGAGGTGGATGCGGCTAATTGCAAAACCATATTTCTTTCAGA GTCATTTGTGCGTGAAATTTATGATGGCCAGTTGTTCATAAAGCTAAAGAAAGGTCTCAATTTACCTGCTATGGATCTTTGG GGAACGAGTGATCCGTATGTGGTGTTACAGCTAGATAGTCAAGTTGTCAAAAGCAAGGTGAAATGGGG GACAAAAGAGCCAATGTGGAATGAGGAGTTTGCTTTAAATATTAAGCAGCCACCTCTGTATGATCTTCAG ATTGCAGCTTGGGATGCAAATCTGGTGACTCCACATAAACGCATGGGAAATGCAGCAGTTAATTTGGAACATCTCTGTGATG GAGATTCTCATAAACTGCTGGTTGATTTGGATGGAATGGGCGGTGGTGGGAAGATAGAGATAGAG ATTAAGTACAAGAGTTTtgagaaaattgaagaagaaaagaagtggTGGAACATCCCAATCATTACAGAATTTCTAAGAAAAAACGGGTTTGAGTCTGCTTTGAAGACAATTCTTGGTTCCGAGACTGTTCAAGCTCGACAATTTGTACAGTTTGCGTTTGGACAGATGAAGCTACTTAATGATGCATATAATGATTCAAATAGCAGCAGCAGTCCTGTCCTGGAATCAGATGTACTACCGGAGTCGCAGCAATCATCCAACTTGGATGACTCAAGCATGCCCCCAGCATCAGAAATCTCAAATAATTTGAAAGACACCAAAGTTGATGGTGAAGTGAAGCTTAATCGTGATGGAAGTGACGTAACCGATGAACATGATTCCCCTGGTACTAAAATTTTAGAGAGCTTTCAATCAGATAAACATTTCTGGAAGAATTTTGCTGATACCGTCAATCAAAAAGTTGTTCAAAGACTTGGTCTCCCTGCTCCTGAGAAAATAAAGTGGGATAATCTTGACTTGTTAAATAAGATTGGATTGCAATCACGAAAAGACGCGGATGCAAGTTATGTTGAATCTGGTCTTGCAACTCCTGATAAACGAGAAAATGTTAATGGTAGTGCATCAACTGAATCACCTATTCTTAATAACATTCAGTCATCACTTCCAGATATCAAGAAGGTGACACAAGACTTATTGCGTCAAACTGATACCATTTTGGGAGCATTGATGGTTCTAAATGCCACAGTTTCTCAATTCAACAAAGGAGCAGGCCTTTTCGGAAAGGGTGATGCTAAAGAAGATTCTTCAACTGGACTGGAAAATGACATCCTTTTATATCCCATGAATAAAGATGGAATAGTGTTGGATGAGAAGAAAGCTGAGGAGATGAAGTCTCTTTTCTCAACAGCGGAGACTGCCATGGAAGCTTGGGCACTGCTAGCTACTTCATTGGGACATCCGACATTCATCAAATCTGAATTTGACAAATTATGCTTCTTAGATAATGAGTCAACTGACACAGAGGCAA CGCTCTGGCGTGATTCAGCAAGGAAACGGTTAGTTGTTGCTTTCAGGGGAACAGAACAA ACAAAATGGAAGGATCTTGTGACGGACTTGATGCTAGTTCCTGCAGG GTTGAATCCTGAAAGGATAGGCGGGGACTTCAAGGAAGAAGTTCAG GTTCACAGTGGTTTCCTAAGTGCATATGATTCAGTTAGGATTAGGCTCATCTCGCTTATCAAAAAAGCAATTGGCTACCA GGATGATGATCTTGACACGCCAAACAAATGGCATGTTTACGTGACTGGCCATAGTCTTGGTGGTGCATTGGCTACTCTTCTCGCTCTTGAACTATCATCAAGTCAACTAGCTAA GCGTGGAGCTATACGTGTGACCATGTACAACTTTGGATCTCCAAGAGTTGGAAACAAAAAGTTTGCTGAAGTTTATAATGAG AAAGTTAAGGACAGCTGGAGGGTTGTAAATCACAGAGATATAATACCAACAGTTCCTCGCTTGATGGGCTACTGCCATGTTGCTCAACCTGTTTATTTGGCAGCTGGAGATCCGCAAAACACAATG GATAATGTGGAACTCTTGGAAGATGGTTACCAAGGTGATGTTATCGGAGAGGCCACACCTGATGTTATTGTCAGTGAATTT
- the LOC101247860 gene encoding uncharacterized protein isoform X2 → MATLQTHLQFPICSSPRLFHFKNPNSVSFSKKLFFSRKVNGLFSYSKFGAKDSFFCCSQTSGEILPLSSAQKEKETSERPPFDINLAVILAGFAFEAYTSPPDNVGKLEVDAANCKTIFLSESFVREIYDGQLFIKLKKGLNLPAMDLWGTSDPYVVLQLDSQVVKSKVKWGTKEPMWNEEFALNIKQPPLYDLQIAAWDANLVTPHKRMGNAAVNLEHLCDGDSHKLLVDLDGMGGGGKIEIEIKYKSFEKIEEEKKWWNIPIITEFLRKNGFESALKTILGSETVQARQFVQFAFGQMKLLNDAYNDSNSSSSPVLESDVLPESQQSSNLDDSSMPPASEISNNLKDTKVDGEVKLNRDGSDVTDEHDSPGTKILESFQSDKHFWKNFADTVNQKVVQRLGLPAPEKIKWDNLDLLNKIGLQSRKDADASYVESGLATPDKRENVNGSASTESPILNNIQSSLPDIKKVTQDLLRQTDTILGALMVLNATVSQFNKGAGLFGKGDAKEDSSTGLENDILLYPMNKDGIVLDEKKAEEMKSLFSTAETAMEAWALLATSLGHPTFIKSEFDKLCFLDNESTDTEVALWRDSARKRLVVAFRGTEQTKWKDLVTDLMLVPAGLNPERIGGDFKEEVQVHSGFLSAYDSVRIRLISLIKKAIGYQDDDLDTPNKWHVYVTGHSLGGALATLLALELSSSQLAKRGAIRVTMYNFGSPRVGNKKFAEVYNEKVKDSWRVVNHRDIIPTVPRLMGYCHVAQPVYLAAGDPQNTMDNVELLEDGYQGDVIGEATPDVIVSEFMKGEKELIEKILNTEINIFLAIRDGSALMQHMEDFYYITLLENVRSNYRTVPRPQLTEEKNISIG, encoded by the exons ATGGCTACTCTGCAAACTCATCTCCAGTTTCCCATCTGTTCTTCACCAAGATTGTTTCATTTCAAGAACCCCAATTCagtttctttctcaaaaaagcTTTTTTTCTCAAGAAAAGTTAATGGGTTGTTTAGTTATTCTAAATTTGGTGCAaaagattcattcttttgttGTAGTCAAACTAGTGGTGAAATTTTACCCCTTTCATCAGCTCAGAAGGAGAAGGAGACTAGTGAAAGGCCTCCTTTTGATATCAATTTGGCTGTCATTCTTGCTGGTTTTGCTTTTGAAGCTTATACTAGTCCTCCA GACAATGTCGGAAAGCTTGAGGTGGATGCGGCTAATTGCAAAACCATATTTCTTTCAGA GTCATTTGTGCGTGAAATTTATGATGGCCAGTTGTTCATAAAGCTAAAGAAAGGTCTCAATTTACCTGCTATGGATCTTTGG GGAACGAGTGATCCGTATGTGGTGTTACAGCTAGATAGTCAAGTTGTCAAAAGCAAGGTGAAATGGGG GACAAAAGAGCCAATGTGGAATGAGGAGTTTGCTTTAAATATTAAGCAGCCACCTCTGTATGATCTTCAG ATTGCAGCTTGGGATGCAAATCTGGTGACTCCACATAAACGCATGGGAAATGCAGCAGTTAATTTGGAACATCTCTGTGATG GAGATTCTCATAAACTGCTGGTTGATTTGGATGGAATGGGCGGTGGTGGGAAGATAGAGATAGAG ATTAAGTACAAGAGTTTtgagaaaattgaagaagaaaagaagtggTGGAACATCCCAATCATTACAGAATTTCTAAGAAAAAACGGGTTTGAGTCTGCTTTGAAGACAATTCTTGGTTCCGAGACTGTTCAAGCTCGACAATTTGTACAGTTTGCGTTTGGACAGATGAAGCTACTTAATGATGCATATAATGATTCAAATAGCAGCAGCAGTCCTGTCCTGGAATCAGATGTACTACCGGAGTCGCAGCAATCATCCAACTTGGATGACTCAAGCATGCCCCCAGCATCAGAAATCTCAAATAATTTGAAAGACACCAAAGTTGATGGTGAAGTGAAGCTTAATCGTGATGGAAGTGACGTAACCGATGAACATGATTCCCCTGGTACTAAAATTTTAGAGAGCTTTCAATCAGATAAACATTTCTGGAAGAATTTTGCTGATACCGTCAATCAAAAAGTTGTTCAAAGACTTGGTCTCCCTGCTCCTGAGAAAATAAAGTGGGATAATCTTGACTTGTTAAATAAGATTGGATTGCAATCACGAAAAGACGCGGATGCAAGTTATGTTGAATCTGGTCTTGCAACTCCTGATAAACGAGAAAATGTTAATGGTAGTGCATCAACTGAATCACCTATTCTTAATAACATTCAGTCATCACTTCCAGATATCAAGAAGGTGACACAAGACTTATTGCGTCAAACTGATACCATTTTGGGAGCATTGATGGTTCTAAATGCCACAGTTTCTCAATTCAACAAAGGAGCAGGCCTTTTCGGAAAGGGTGATGCTAAAGAAGATTCTTCAACTGGACTGGAAAATGACATCCTTTTATATCCCATGAATAAAGATGGAATAGTGTTGGATGAGAAGAAAGCTGAGGAGATGAAGTCTCTTTTCTCAACAGCGGAGACTGCCATGGAAGCTTGGGCACTGCTAGCTACTTCATTGGGACATCCGACATTCATCAAATCTGAATTTGACAAATTATGCTTCTTAGATAATGAGTCAACTGACACAGAG GTAGCGCTCTGGCGTGATTCAGCAAGGAAACGGTTAGTTGTTGCTTTCAGGGGAACAGAACAA ACAAAATGGAAGGATCTTGTGACGGACTTGATGCTAGTTCCTGCAGG GTTGAATCCTGAAAGGATAGGCGGGGACTTCAAGGAAGAAGTTCAG GTTCACAGTGGTTTCCTAAGTGCATATGATTCAGTTAGGATTAGGCTCATCTCGCTTATCAAAAAAGCAATTGGCTACCA GGATGATGATCTTGACACGCCAAACAAATGGCATGTTTACGTGACTGGCCATAGTCTTGGTGGTGCATTGGCTACTCTTCTCGCTCTTGAACTATCATCAAGTCAACTAGCTAA GCGTGGAGCTATACGTGTGACCATGTACAACTTTGGATCTCCAAGAGTTGGAAACAAAAAGTTTGCTGAAGTTTATAATGAG AAAGTTAAGGACAGCTGGAGGGTTGTAAATCACAGAGATATAATACCAACAGTTCCTCGCTTGATGGGCTACTGCCATGTTGCTCAACCTGTTTATTTGGCAGCTGGAGATCCGCAAAACACAATG GATAATGTGGAACTCTTGGAAGATGGTTACCAAGGTGATGTTATCGGAGAGGCCACACCTGATGTTATTGTCAGTGAATTT